One Dromiciops gliroides isolate mDroGli1 chromosome 3, mDroGli1.pri, whole genome shotgun sequence DNA segment encodes these proteins:
- the LOC122747866 gene encoding LOW QUALITY PROTEIN: alpha-(1,3)-fucosyltransferase 4-like (The sequence of the model RefSeq protein was modified relative to this genomic sequence to represent the inferred CDS: deleted 1 base in 1 codon), with the protein MRRWGRPGGRGLPGNAGENLALVTAGLTVSALAVYFFLGQLPPLPWAYLPWAYLQPPPTERPPVTVLMWWEPFTGNSTFHYPIPDCQRLINLSGCRLLTDRRDYWEAQAVLFHHRDFVQNQDWPPPRSEPRDTMKLDTATAGAVGRVSASGQPARPPGQFWVWMNFESPTNTPRLGSFDGSLFNWTLSYRADSDIFVPYGYLYPRSSPGDQPSGLIPSLARKEGLVAWVVSHWVEGQARVQYYYELRQYVEVDVYGNGGPGQPLPDVGLLQTVSRYKFYLAFENSQHLDYITEKLWRNAFLAGAVPVVLGPSRANYERFVPRKAFIHVDDFPNAAALATHLRFLDRNQNEYRRYFEWRRHSAVHITTLWDESWCRTCQALQIAGDQPKTVNNLVAWFRKSDYS; encoded by the exons ATGCGGCGGTGGGGCCGGCCCGGGGGCCGGGGATTGCCGGGGAATGCTGGCGAGAACCTGGCT CTGGTCACAGCTGGGCTGACGGTTTCGGCGCTGGCCGTCTACTTCTTCTTGGGTCAGTTACCTCCGCTGCCCTGGGCATACCTACCCTGGGCATACCTACAGCCTCCGCCCACGGAGCGGCCACCAGTCACCGTCCTGATGTGGTGGGAGCCCTTCACTGGAAATAGCACGTTCCATTATCCTATCCCAGACTGCCAGCGCCTAATCAACTTGAGCGGCTGCCGCCTGCTCACCGACAGGAGAGACTATTGGGAAGCTCAGGCTGTTCTCTTCCACCACCGAGACTTTGTGCAGAACCAGGACTGGCCCCCGCCACGGAGTGAGCCCCGAGATACGATGAAACTGGACACAGCAACAGCTGGAGCAGTAGGCAGAGTTTCTGCCAGTGGCCAGCCGGCCAGGCCCCCTGGGCAGTTCTGGGTATGGATGAACTTCGAGTCCCCTACCAACACCCCGAGGCTGGGGAGTTTCGACGGCAGCCTCTTCAACTGGACACTCTCCTACCGGGCCGACTCAGACATCTTTGTGCCCTACGGATatctgtaccccaggagcagccCCGGGGACCAGCCTTCGGGGCTGATCCCATCGCTGGCCCGAAAGGAGGGGCTGGTGGCCTGGGTGGTCAGCCACTGGGTGGAGGGGCAGGCTCGGGTCCAATACTACTACGAGCTGCGCCAGTATGTGGAAGTGGACGTGTATGGCAACGGTGGTCCTGGACAGCCACTGCCGGACGTGGGGCTTCTGCAGACAGTGAGCCGCTACAAATTCTACCTGGCTTTCGAGAACTCTCAGCACCTGGACTACATCACGGAGAAACTATGGCGGAATGCCTTCCTGGCAGGGGCAGTGCCGGTGGTGCTGGGGCCCAGCCGGGCCAACTACGAGCGCTTTGTGCCTCGAAAGGCCTTCATCCACGTGGACGATTTTCCCAATGCAGCTGCCCTGGCCACCCACCTTCGCTTCCTGGATCGAAACCAGAACGAATACAGGCGTTATTTTGAGTGGCGCAGGCATTCTGCGGTGCACATCACGACCTTGTGGGACGAGTCCTGGTGTCGGACCTGCCAGGCTTTGCAAATTGCTGGAGACCAACCCAAGACAGTGAACAACTTGGTTGCCTGGTTTCGGAAATCAGATTATTCTTAG